The following proteins come from a genomic window of Planctomycetota bacterium:
- a CDS encoding transposase gives MRSRLDPMKNVARSMRRHRHLILNWFRAGGTISAGVVDGFNGKAKLTTKKAFGFRTSRGIEIALFHVLGRLPEPDFTQRFC, from the coding sequence GAAGAACGTCGCCCGCAGCATGCGACGCCATCGCCATCTGATCCTCAACTGGTTTCGGGCCGGAGGCACGATCTCGGCGGGAGTCGTCGACGGTTTCAACGGCAAGGCGAAACTGACCACTAAAAAAGCGTTCGGCTTCCGAACGTCACGCGGCATCGAAATCGCCCTGTTTCACGTCCTCGGACGACTACCAGAGCCGGATTTCACCCAAAGATTCTGCTGA